Proteins from one Choloepus didactylus isolate mChoDid1 chromosome 4, mChoDid1.pri, whole genome shotgun sequence genomic window:
- the SLC7A8 gene encoding large neutral amino acids transporter small subunit 2 isoform X2, producing the protein MKDGYLLLTWVNCSSVRWATRVQDIFTAGKLLALALIIIMGIVQVCKGKYFWLEPENAFENFQEPDIGLIALAFLQGSFAYGGWNFLNYVTEELVDPYKNLPRAIFISIPLVTFVYVFANVAYVTAMSPQELLASNAVAVTFGEKLLGVMAWIMPISVALSTFGGVNGSLFTSSRLFFAGAREGHLPSVLAMIHVKRCTPIPALLFTCISTLLMLVTSDIYTLINYVGFINYLFYGVTIAGQIVLRWKKPDIPRPIKINLLFPIVYLLFWAFLLVFSLWSEPVVCGIGLAIMLTGVPVYFLGIYWQHKPKCFNDFIELLTLVSQKLCVVVYPEEERSSGTEEMGEGVEEQRQPICQHTPTKEKDAVEQPQA; encoded by the exons ATGAAGGATGGATATT TGCTCCTCACATGGGTCAACTGTTCCAGTGTGCGATGGGCCACCCGGGTTCAGGACATCTTCACAGCTGGGAAgctcctggccctggccctgatCATCATCATGGGGATTGTACAGGTCTGCAAAG GAAAGTACTTCTGGCTAGAGCCAGAGAACGCATTTGAGAATTTCCAAGAGCCGGACATTGGCCTCATCGCGCTGGCTTTCCTTCAGGGCTCCTTTGCCTATGGAGGCTGGAACTTTCTTAATTACGTGACTGAGGAACTTGTTGATCCCTACAA GAACCTTCCCAGGGCCATCTTCATCTCCATCCCACTGGTCACATTTGTGTATGTCTTTGCCAATGTCGCTTATGTCACTGCAATGTCCCCCCAGGAGCTGCTGGCATCCAACGCGGTTGCTGTG acatttggagagaagctccTAGGGGTCATGGCCTGGATCATGCCCATTTCCGTTGCCCTGTCCACCTTTGGAGGAGTCAATGGGTCTCTCTTCACTTCCTCCCG GCTGTTCTTTGCTGGAGCCAGGGAGGGCCACCTTCCCAGTGTGTTGGCCATGATCCACGTGAAGCGTTGCACCCCAATCCCAGCCCTGCTCTTCACG TGTATCTCCACCCTGCTGATGCTGGTCACCAGTGACATATACACACTCATCAACTATGTGGGCTTCATCAACTACCTCTTCTACGGGGTCACAATTGCTGGACAGATAGTTCTTCGCTGGAAGAAGCCCGACATCCCCCGCCCCATCAAG ATCAACCTGCTGTTCCCCATCGTCTACTTGCTGTTCTGGGCCTTCCTGCTGGTCTTCAGCCTGTGGTCAGAGCCGGTGGTGTGTGGCATTGGCTTGGCCATCATGCTGACAGGAGTGCCCGTTTATTTCCTGGGTATTTACTGGCAACACAAGCCCAAGTGTTTCAATGATTTCATTG AGTTGCTAACCTTGGTGAGCCAGAAGTTGTGTGTGGTCGTGTACCCTGAGGAGGAGAGGAGCTCGGGGACAGAGGAGATGGGTGAGGGGGTGGAGG
- the SLC7A8 gene encoding large neutral amino acids transporter small subunit 2 isoform X3, producing MGQLFQCAMGHPGSGHLHSWEAPGPGPDHHHGDCTGLQRNLPRAIFISIPLVTFVYVFANVAYVTAMSPQELLASNAVAVTFGEKLLGVMAWIMPISVALSTFGGVNGSLFTSSRLFFAGAREGHLPSVLAMIHVKRCTPIPALLFTCISTLLMLVTSDIYTLINYVGFINYLFYGVTIAGQIVLRWKKPDIPRPIKINLLFPIVYLLFWAFLLVFSLWSEPVVCGIGLAIMLTGVPVYFLGIYWQHKPKCFNDFIELLTLVSQKLCVVVYPEEERSSGTEEMGEGVEEQRQPICQHTPTKEKDAVEQPQA from the exons ATGGGTCAACTGTTCCAGTGTGCGATGGGCCACCCGGGTTCAGGACATCTTCACAGCTGGGAAgctcctggccctggccctgatCATCATCATGGGGATTGTACAGGTCTGCAAAG GAACCTTCCCAGGGCCATCTTCATCTCCATCCCACTGGTCACATTTGTGTATGTCTTTGCCAATGTCGCTTATGTCACTGCAATGTCCCCCCAGGAGCTGCTGGCATCCAACGCGGTTGCTGTG acatttggagagaagctccTAGGGGTCATGGCCTGGATCATGCCCATTTCCGTTGCCCTGTCCACCTTTGGAGGAGTCAATGGGTCTCTCTTCACTTCCTCCCG GCTGTTCTTTGCTGGAGCCAGGGAGGGCCACCTTCCCAGTGTGTTGGCCATGATCCACGTGAAGCGTTGCACCCCAATCCCAGCCCTGCTCTTCACG TGTATCTCCACCCTGCTGATGCTGGTCACCAGTGACATATACACACTCATCAACTATGTGGGCTTCATCAACTACCTCTTCTACGGGGTCACAATTGCTGGACAGATAGTTCTTCGCTGGAAGAAGCCCGACATCCCCCGCCCCATCAAG ATCAACCTGCTGTTCCCCATCGTCTACTTGCTGTTCTGGGCCTTCCTGCTGGTCTTCAGCCTGTGGTCAGAGCCGGTGGTGTGTGGCATTGGCTTGGCCATCATGCTGACAGGAGTGCCCGTTTATTTCCTGGGTATTTACTGGCAACACAAGCCCAAGTGTTTCAATGATTTCATTG AGTTGCTAACCTTGGTGAGCCAGAAGTTGTGTGTGGTCGTGTACCCTGAGGAGGAGAGGAGCTCGGGGACAGAGGAGATGGGTGAGGGGGTGGAGG